From a single Verrucomicrobiota bacterium genomic region:
- a CDS encoding DUF1501 domain-containing protein, protein MTAPIPFSPPVLNRRSLLRRLGAGFGWLALQGLLPDNHRLAAAVPGPAGSLPHFAPKAKRIIFLYMPGGPSHVDLFDPKPRLSSDHGKPLPFEKPKLERTKTGNLLASPWTFRKHGQGGLEISELLPHLSKHADDLCVIRSMVADNINHSGAALQMCTGEQAFSRPAMGSWLLYGLGTENRDLPGFVVLCPAAVFQGAQLWASSFLPSAHQGTLIRDLKNPIAHVRTSPEVVRRQRRQLDTLAALDRLHRAGHPEAEALEARIASFELAFRMQSAAPEAFDTDRESQATRSLYGLDDPATEMFGRQCLMARRLAERGVRFIQVFDAPVNNAWDHHSGLKEQLPKRCRAVDQPIAALLHDLKARGLLAETLVLWGGEFGRTPTAEGTNGREHHPFGFTMWLAGGGVRGGMTHGATDEFGWHAVQDKVHVHDLHATLLHLLGLDHERLTFRHGGRDYRLTDVYGHVVNKILV, encoded by the coding sequence ATGACTGCGCCAATCCCCTTCTCGCCTCCCGTTCTCAACCGCCGTTCCCTGCTCCGCCGCCTCGGAGCCGGGTTCGGATGGCTCGCTTTGCAGGGCCTGCTTCCAGACAACCATCGACTGGCGGCGGCGGTCCCCGGCCCGGCCGGAAGTCTTCCTCACTTCGCGCCCAAAGCCAAACGCATCATCTTCCTCTACATGCCCGGAGGCCCTTCCCACGTGGACCTCTTCGATCCCAAGCCCCGGCTCTCGTCGGATCACGGAAAACCGCTTCCATTCGAGAAGCCCAAGCTCGAGCGCACTAAAACCGGCAATCTGCTCGCCTCTCCCTGGACCTTTCGGAAGCACGGACAGGGCGGCCTTGAAATCAGCGAACTGCTTCCCCACCTCTCGAAACATGCCGACGATCTGTGCGTGATCCGGTCCATGGTGGCGGACAACATCAATCATTCCGGCGCCGCCTTGCAAATGTGCACGGGAGAACAAGCCTTTTCGCGACCCGCGATGGGGTCCTGGCTTCTCTACGGTCTGGGAACTGAAAACCGAGACTTGCCGGGGTTCGTCGTCCTCTGTCCCGCGGCCGTTTTTCAGGGTGCGCAGTTATGGGCCTCCAGTTTTCTGCCCAGCGCCCACCAAGGCACCCTCATCCGGGACTTGAAAAATCCGATCGCTCACGTCCGCACCAGTCCCGAGGTCGTTCGCCGACAACGCCGGCAGTTGGATACCCTCGCGGCCCTGGATCGACTGCACAGGGCGGGACATCCCGAAGCCGAGGCGCTCGAAGCGCGGATTGCCTCGTTCGAACTGGCCTTTCGCATGCAATCGGCGGCGCCGGAAGCCTTCGATACCGATCGGGAAAGCCAGGCCACGCGATCGCTCTACGGACTCGACGATCCCGCAACCGAGATGTTTGGAAGACAATGCCTCATGGCTCGCCGCCTCGCGGAACGCGGCGTCCGCTTCATTCAAGTGTTCGACGCCCCCGTCAACAATGCCTGGGATCACCATAGCGGACTCAAGGAACAACTCCCGAAACGATGCCGCGCCGTGGACCAACCCATCGCGGCCCTGCTGCACGATTTGAAGGCGCGCGGCCTCCTCGCCGAAACGCTGGTTCTCTGGGGCGGGGAATTTGGAAGAACGCCCACCGCGGAAGGGACCAACGGACGGGAACACCACCCTTTCGGCTTCACCATGTGGCTCGCCGGTGGCGGGGTGCGTGGAGGCATGACGCATGGGGCCACGGATGAGTTCGGCTGGCATGCGGTTCAGGACAAGGTCCACGTCCACGACCTTCATGCCACCCTGCTCCATTTACTCGGACTCGATCACGAGCGCTTGACCTTCCGTCACGGCGGCCGGGATTACCGGTTGACCGACGTCTATGGCCATGTTGTGAACAAGATTCTCGTCTGA
- a CDS encoding DUF1501 domain-containing protein, protein MNRREFLWNSGGGLGGIALASLFLGEGLLAPNARAEAGKLPTHRPKAKRVIQLFMAGAASHIDLFDFKPELVKRDGQPSEFGEHVEAFQDGLGPWMKPIWPFKPYGQCGKPLSDVVSALGEVVDDIAFIHNLVGKTGVHSQATYLQATGFQSPGFPGMGSWVSYGLGSLNENLPAFVVLPDHRGFASNGPKNWDAAFLPGQHSGTTLFPGRDQPIADLFPGTQGPFVNSESERATQKLLERFNREHASSREGETRLDARIRSYELAARMQLAAPEAIDISKEPAHVLKLYGLDHGQSTFDKEINPTEEIDHFSRKCLVARRLLERGVRFVQIWSGNDNGFPRRNWDSHEDVRRDHGPLSMGMARGASALIQDLRMRGLLDDTLVLWTTEFGRMPSTQGGKGRDHNPFCFTNWLCGGGIRGGISHGPSDEFGYKPLDRAHPTLVYDIHATILHLLGIDHEKLIFRHNGIDRRLTDVHGEVIQPILA, encoded by the coding sequence CTGAACCGGCGCGAGTTTCTTTGGAACAGTGGTGGAGGATTGGGGGGCATCGCGCTGGCCAGCCTTTTTCTCGGCGAGGGCTTGCTGGCTCCGAATGCCCGGGCCGAAGCAGGAAAGCTCCCCACCCATCGGCCGAAGGCCAAGCGCGTCATCCAATTGTTCATGGCAGGCGCCGCCAGCCACATCGACCTCTTCGATTTCAAACCGGAACTCGTGAAACGAGACGGTCAACCCTCCGAATTCGGCGAACACGTGGAGGCGTTTCAAGACGGACTTGGGCCGTGGATGAAGCCCATCTGGCCGTTCAAACCCTACGGTCAATGCGGCAAACCGCTCAGCGACGTCGTTTCAGCGCTGGGCGAGGTGGTGGACGACATCGCCTTCATCCATAATCTGGTGGGCAAGACCGGCGTGCATAGCCAGGCCACTTACTTGCAAGCCACTGGATTTCAATCTCCAGGTTTTCCCGGCATGGGAAGTTGGGTCAGCTACGGACTGGGTTCCCTCAACGAAAACCTGCCTGCATTCGTCGTCTTGCCAGACCACCGCGGTTTCGCCTCGAACGGCCCGAAGAATTGGGATGCGGCTTTCCTCCCGGGCCAGCATTCGGGAACCACCCTCTTTCCAGGACGGGATCAACCCATCGCCGACCTCTTTCCAGGGACGCAGGGACCTTTTGTCAACTCGGAGAGCGAGCGCGCCACGCAAAAGCTCCTCGAAAGGTTCAATCGCGAGCATGCCTCCTCCCGGGAGGGCGAGACCCGGCTCGATGCCCGGATCCGAAGTTACGAACTCGCCGCGCGCATGCAACTCGCCGCCCCGGAGGCCATCGACATCTCCAAAGAACCCGCACACGTCCTCAAGCTCTACGGACTCGACCACGGTCAATCCACGTTCGACAAGGAGATCAACCCCACCGAGGAAATCGATCACTTTTCCAGAAAATGCCTGGTGGCCCGGCGCTTGCTCGAACGCGGCGTTCGCTTCGTCCAAATCTGGTCCGGAAATGACAATGGCTTCCCACGACGCAACTGGGATTCTCACGAGGACGTTCGCCGTGACCACGGCCCCCTGTCGATGGGCATGGCCAGGGGGGCTTCCGCGCTCATTCAGGACTTGCGCATGCGCGGCCTGCTGGACGACACCTTGGTTTTGTGGACAACCGAATTTGGCCGGATGCCTTCCACACAAGGCGGCAAGGGACGCGACCACAACCCTTTCTGTTTCACCAACTGGCTGTGCGGAGGAGGCATCCGCGGCGGCATCAGCCACGGACCCAGCGACGAATTCGGATACAAACCGCTCGATCGAGCCCACCCCACCCTCGTCTACGATATCCACGCGACGATTCTCCATTTGTTGGGCATCGATCACGAAAAACTCATTTTCCGGCACAACGGCATCGACCGGCGCCTCACTGATGTCCACGGGGAAGTCATTCAACCCATCCTGGCTTGA
- a CDS encoding DUF1553 domain-containing protein encodes MRTAACIVLGLALAILLSQAESQPPAARSTPPWWSFQPLRAPQLPSGSSSSPHGNEIDRFIDAELSRRGLESNPPASRRTLLRRASYDLTGLPPNPDLVEAFLADPSPDAWPRLIDRLLASVAYGERWARHWLDVVRYADFHDANPKARVASCEPLEAWRFRDWVVTALNRDLPYGQFIVHHIAGDLLPAPPGQEFNAEGLAATTFLSNGVWDRGDADKEKIVSDMVDDQIDTIGKAFLGLTLGCARCHDHKFDPVTQRDYYALAGVFYSTRVLEELGTKGGEYTLLRTPLASDREASRWKAQQALLARLESDIKNLDQKKPPVPADSPQRRRLTHQRDLLKRSIPVLPMSIAAREGGTPGGLFPHLQDVPIHLRGQYSQLGERVPRRFPAWFVPPHPTPASPPGSAPPSAEFAGSGRLALAQWIVSEARPLMARVLVNRIWQHHFGEGLVRTAGNFGKLGETPTHPELLDWLASYFLHEGGSIKALHRKMLLSEAYQRSSSTTPALRQADPENRWLARFTSRRLEAEAIRDTILSVSGSLSFSGGGPADDDLQSSRRSLYVQTARWDRGSFAMLFDAANPDASVDKRFVSTVAPQALFLLNHPFMLEHAARFARIVRAHAGTDADRVTSAYQGLLSRVPTPSELKIALQFLNTNKESNASMEARWDDFAQLLLWGNEWLFLD; translated from the coding sequence ATGAGAACTGCTGCCTGCATCGTGCTCGGATTAGCCCTCGCGATCCTCCTTTCCCAGGCCGAATCGCAGCCTCCCGCCGCCCGCTCAACTCCCCCCTGGTGGTCCTTTCAACCGCTGCGTGCCCCCCAGCTTCCGTCCGGATCCTCATCCTCCCCTCACGGCAACGAAATCGATCGTTTCATCGATGCGGAATTAAGCCGGCGCGGACTGGAGTCCAATCCGCCCGCCTCTCGCCGGACGCTCCTTCGTCGAGCGTCTTATGATCTCACCGGACTGCCTCCGAATCCGGATCTGGTGGAGGCTTTCCTGGCCGACCCTTCGCCCGACGCCTGGCCCCGACTCATCGATCGTCTGCTCGCATCGGTCGCATACGGGGAACGCTGGGCCCGGCATTGGCTTGATGTCGTGCGTTACGCGGACTTTCACGATGCCAATCCCAAAGCCCGGGTGGCCAGTTGCGAACCCCTCGAAGCCTGGAGATTCAGGGATTGGGTGGTCACCGCGCTCAACCGAGACCTGCCCTACGGACAGTTCATCGTCCATCACATCGCCGGCGACCTCCTTCCCGCCCCGCCGGGCCAGGAATTCAATGCCGAGGGCCTCGCGGCCACAACCTTTCTTTCCAACGGCGTGTGGGATCGGGGAGACGCTGACAAGGAGAAGATCGTCAGCGACATGGTGGATGATCAAATTGACACGATCGGCAAGGCCTTTCTCGGCCTGACCCTGGGTTGTGCCCGCTGTCATGACCACAAATTCGATCCCGTAACTCAGCGGGATTACTACGCGCTGGCCGGAGTTTTCTACAGCACCCGCGTCCTGGAAGAGTTGGGAACAAAAGGGGGAGAGTACACACTCCTGCGGACACCGCTCGCCTCGGATCGGGAAGCTTCCCGCTGGAAAGCGCAACAGGCCTTGCTGGCGCGACTGGAGTCGGACATCAAAAATCTCGATCAGAAAAAGCCTCCCGTGCCGGCGGACTCGCCGCAGCGCCGCCGTCTGACTCATCAGCGGGACCTCCTCAAGCGATCCATCCCGGTCCTCCCCATGTCCATCGCTGCTCGCGAAGGGGGAACCCCTGGAGGACTTTTTCCCCATCTCCAGGATGTCCCCATCCACCTGCGTGGACAATACTCACAACTCGGAGAAAGGGTCCCACGCCGCTTTCCGGCATGGTTCGTCCCCCCTCATCCAACACCCGCATCTCCACCAGGCAGCGCCCCCCCCTCGGCGGAATTTGCCGGCAGCGGACGACTGGCCCTCGCACAATGGATTGTCTCCGAAGCGCGGCCACTGATGGCGCGCGTTTTGGTCAATCGGATCTGGCAGCATCACTTTGGCGAGGGCTTGGTACGCACGGCGGGCAACTTCGGCAAACTGGGCGAGACACCCACCCATCCGGAATTGTTGGACTGGCTCGCATCTTACTTCCTGCACGAAGGGGGATCCATCAAAGCCCTGCATCGAAAGATGCTTTTGTCCGAGGCTTACCAGCGTTCCTCGAGCACGACTCCCGCGTTGCGCCAAGCCGATCCCGAAAACCGATGGCTCGCTCGCTTCACCTCGCGACGACTGGAGGCGGAAGCCATCCGGGATACGATCTTGTCGGTGTCCGGATCCCTCTCCTTCTCCGGCGGCGGCCCGGCGGACGACGATCTCCAATCGTCCCGTCGATCGCTCTACGTGCAAACAGCCCGCTGGGATCGCGGCAGTTTTGCCATGCTTTTCGACGCCGCCAATCCGGATGCTTCGGTGGACAAACGATTCGTCTCGACCGTCGCGCCCCAAGCCCTGTTTCTGCTCAATCACCCGTTCATGCTGGAACATGCCGCGCGATTTGCCCGGATCGTGCGCGCGCATGCGGGAACGGATGCCGATCGGGTCACGTCCGCCTACCAGGGGTTGCTCAGTCGCGTTCCCACGCCATCGGAGTTGAAAATCGCGCTCCAGTTTCTCAACACCAACAAGGAATCAAACGCGTCCATGGAAGCCCGCTGGGACGACTTTGCGCAGTTGTTGCTCTGGGGTAACGAATGGCTCTTCCTCGATTAG
- a CDS encoding aminotransferase class III-fold pyridoxal phosphate-dependent enzyme: protein MKELFPPAPPPIVHNQFEQVRELFQRHVAPTYARFELAFTHGAGSYLWDVRGRRYLDMGGGIAVCSLGHAHPEITETLIEQSRRLLHVSNLYYHEPQGRLAQRINRYAGPGRVFFCNSGAEANEGLYKLARKFGHDDGRFEILTALNSFHGRTLGGIAATGQDKVKKDFEPPVSGFRHIPFNDLAAAEAALSPATVAILIEGVQGESGINPAHSDYLLGLRRLCDEQHLLLLIDGVQCGHFRTGRFQSFQRILEGMPELEGFRPDGYSMAKSLGGGFPIGAFWIDDRHAGILGPGTHGTTFGGTPLGCAIALKVFEVIEREKLDENARRVGEWLRQQLDRLAVTYPSVVKNGRGLGFLLGLEIEEKDRIPAFATQDKPSSLQLVQRLHEAGLLTIPSGTARIRFLPALNLGQPQAEEAVSILESVLAPLAA, encoded by the coding sequence ATGAAAGAGCTTTTCCCACCCGCCCCGCCTCCCATCGTTCACAACCAGTTCGAACAGGTCCGCGAGCTTTTCCAGCGCCACGTGGCGCCAACCTACGCCCGCTTCGAACTGGCGTTCACCCATGGCGCAGGCAGTTACCTTTGGGACGTGCGCGGCCGGCGCTACCTCGACATGGGGGGCGGCATCGCGGTCTGTTCCCTCGGCCACGCGCATCCTGAAATCACGGAAACGCTCATCGAGCAATCACGGCGGTTGCTCCATGTCTCCAATCTCTATTACCACGAACCCCAAGGGCGGCTCGCCCAGCGCATCAATCGTTACGCGGGCCCGGGACGCGTCTTTTTTTGCAACAGCGGCGCCGAGGCCAACGAGGGACTCTACAAACTGGCCCGCAAGTTCGGCCATGACGATGGACGATTCGAAATTCTCACCGCGCTGAATTCCTTCCATGGACGCACCCTCGGCGGCATTGCCGCCACCGGCCAGGACAAAGTGAAGAAGGACTTCGAACCTCCGGTTTCAGGTTTTCGGCACATCCCCTTCAACGATCTGGCCGCGGCGGAAGCGGCGCTTTCCCCCGCCACCGTCGCCATCCTGATCGAAGGCGTTCAGGGCGAGAGCGGCATCAATCCCGCCCACTCGGATTACCTCCTCGGGCTGCGCCGACTTTGCGACGAGCAGCATCTGCTGCTGCTCATCGATGGCGTGCAGTGTGGACACTTTCGCACCGGACGCTTCCAAAGTTTTCAGCGCATTCTGGAGGGCATGCCGGAGCTGGAGGGCTTCCGGCCCGATGGTTACTCGATGGCCAAGTCGCTCGGCGGCGGCTTTCCCATTGGCGCGTTCTGGATCGATGACCGGCATGCGGGCATCCTCGGCCCGGGCACCCATGGCACAACTTTCGGCGGCACCCCGCTGGGCTGCGCCATCGCCCTCAAAGTATTCGAAGTGATCGAACGGGAGAAACTGGACGAAAACGCCCGGCGTGTCGGCGAGTGGCTCCGCCAGCAACTCGACCGATTGGCGGTCACCTACCCTTCGGTGGTCAAGAATGGCCGTGGACTCGGCTTCCTCCTCGGACTCGAAATCGAGGAAAAGGACCGCATCCCGGCCTTCGCCACCCAGGACAAGCCGTCTTCCCTTCAACTCGTCCAACGTTTGCACGAGGCCGGACTATTGACGATTCCAAGCGGCACGGCACGGATCCGTTTCCTTCCCGCGTTGAATCTGGGCCAGCCTCAAGCGGAGGAAGCGGTGTCAATCTTGGAATCGGTGCTGGCGCCGCTCGCCGCATGA
- a CDS encoding pyrimidine/purine nucleoside phosphorylase, producing the protein MGQVPNEFKNVTAVTKANVYFGGKVVSHTLHFPDGTKKTLGLIYPGQFHFGTDQAERMEIVAGTCTVKLDGQSLESTFTAGQHFDVPAKSGFDIQVSAGICEYICSFLG; encoded by the coding sequence ATGGGTCAAGTTCCAAACGAATTCAAAAACGTCACCGCCGTCACCAAAGCCAATGTGTATTTCGGAGGCAAGGTGGTCAGCCATACCCTGCACTTCCCCGACGGCACCAAAAAAACCCTCGGGTTGATCTACCCCGGCCAATTCCATTTTGGCACCGACCAAGCGGAGCGCATGGAGATCGTGGCTGGAACGTGCACGGTCAAATTGGACGGTCAGTCCTTGGAATCGACCTTCACGGCGGGGCAACACTTCGACGTGCCCGCCAAATCGGGCTTCGATATTCAGGTATCCGCCGGCATTTGTGAATACATCTGCAGCTTCCTGGGTTGA
- a CDS encoding DNA-3-methyladenine glycosylase 2 family protein: MTPEALTRLASADPVMKTLIETHGPCPLKPQSRQPYEALLRAIAHQQLHGAAAATILKRFRALFPAKRFPSPAQVETVDDLALRTAGFSGSKIAAIRDLTAKARDRRVPTRSVLARMEDEAIVDCLTEVRGIGRWTVEMLLIFTLGRYDVLPVGDYGVRNGFRLAYRKRMMPTPKQLLAFGEKWRPYRTTASWYLWRAADESKASKPAP, translated from the coding sequence ATGACCCCCGAGGCCCTCACGCGTCTCGCTTCAGCCGATCCGGTCATGAAAACCTTGATCGAGACGCACGGTCCCTGCCCCCTCAAACCGCAGTCACGCCAGCCTTATGAAGCCCTCCTGCGGGCGATCGCCCACCAGCAGCTTCATGGCGCCGCCGCCGCCACCATTCTGAAACGGTTTCGCGCGCTCTTTCCGGCCAAGCGATTTCCCTCTCCTGCGCAAGTCGAGACCGTGGACGACCTCGCTCTCCGGACCGCGGGATTCTCCGGATCGAAAATCGCGGCCATCCGCGACCTGACGGCCAAGGCTCGTGATCGACGTGTTCCCACCCGATCAGTCCTGGCCAGGATGGAGGACGAAGCCATTGTGGACTGTCTCACCGAGGTTCGTGGTATCGGGCGTTGGACCGTCGAAATGCTTCTCATTTTTACTTTGGGCCGGTATGATGTCCTACCGGTTGGTGATTACGGCGTACGCAACGGGTTCCGGCTCGCCTACCGCAAACGCATGATGCCCACGCCGAAACAACTGCTCGCGTTCGGGGAGAAGTGGCGTCCGTACCGAACCACGGCCTCCTGGTATCTCTGGCGCGCGGCCGACGAATCCAAGGCCTCCAAGCCCGCACCTTAG
- a CDS encoding DUF1553 domain-containing protein, producing the protein MADAVPSGEDWWSLQPVRRAPVPTNPPSPSPHVQARNAIDAFVFDELRRQGLSSSPEADRRTLLRRLYFDLLGLLPPPEEMNAFLKDSDPLAFERRVDRLLASPQYGERWARHWLDLVHFGETHGYDKDKPRPHAWPYRDYVIRALNEAKPFSRFLQEQLAGDVLYPRTRDGVEALGFIAAGPWDFIGHAEVPETKIDGKVARHLDRDDMVVNALQTFTSLTVQCAQCHHHKFDPVSMEDYYSLQAVFAAIDRTEVRYDRDDRVAAKRHEIDQSLERARQAQNDLRGRIQQRDPARFEALDREITAAEGTVQRQAAFGFHSQIAPKPDDSKWVQIDLGVSQVLRQVVLHAAEDDFNGIGKGFGFPPVLSLSTSDDPEFKDGVTILTRDFQAGTKPKSLTPVIVECPPHSKGRYLRVTAHTLALRQNDYIFALAELEVFSNTPTNAALKAKVTALDSIENAPRWARSNLTDGYWPGQVADGSLAQATLTRLRGERDRYFHGLSSESERQEFREGTNQLEALRQASQALPPLSLVYAGAVHTGKGSFKGTGAEGGKPRTVHVLQRGNIVKPGVVAQPAPVRSVPGVPNQFDLPPNHAESARRAALARWMSHPDHPLVWRSIVNRVWQHHFGRGLVETPNDFGRMGARPTHPALLDWLASEFRDGGQSLKTLSRLILTSHTYRQSSDSRVDASARDADNRFLWRMNRKKLDAESVRDAALQAAGALDPRMHGPSFQDFVIEKPEHSPHYQYHLHDPRNPASHRRSVYRFLVRSQPQPFMASLDCADPSMQVAKRNETLSPTQALSMMNHPHMLAMASIMAARLPSEAPELEQQIDLAHRRILSRPPSRSESEALLQFTQKYGLPNLCRMLFNLNEFLFID; encoded by the coding sequence ATGGCCGACGCGGTTCCGTCTGGCGAAGATTGGTGGTCATTGCAGCCCGTTCGACGCGCCCCCGTTCCCACGAACCCGCCGAGTCCCTCGCCACACGTCCAGGCTCGAAACGCCATCGACGCCTTCGTGTTCGATGAACTTAGACGCCAGGGGCTCAGTTCCTCTCCCGAAGCCGATCGCCGAACGCTTTTGCGGCGGCTCTATTTTGACCTTCTGGGGTTGCTCCCCCCGCCCGAGGAGATGAACGCTTTCCTCAAGGATTCAGATCCCCTGGCCTTCGAACGGCGAGTGGATCGCCTCCTGGCCTCGCCTCAATACGGGGAGCGCTGGGCCCGGCATTGGCTCGATCTGGTTCACTTCGGGGAAACCCACGGATACGACAAGGACAAGCCTCGTCCCCATGCCTGGCCTTATCGCGACTACGTCATCCGCGCGTTGAACGAGGCAAAACCCTTCTCTCGATTTCTCCAGGAACAATTGGCGGGAGACGTCCTCTATCCCCGCACCCGGGATGGCGTCGAGGCGCTCGGATTTATCGCAGCGGGTCCGTGGGATTTCATCGGCCATGCGGAGGTTCCTGAAACCAAGATCGACGGCAAGGTTGCCCGCCATCTCGACCGGGACGACATGGTGGTGAACGCGCTGCAAACCTTCACCAGCCTGACCGTCCAGTGCGCCCAATGCCATCACCACAAGTTCGATCCCGTTTCCATGGAGGATTACTACTCGCTGCAAGCGGTCTTTGCCGCCATCGATCGCACCGAAGTAAGATATGACCGGGACGATCGAGTGGCGGCCAAGCGCCATGAGATCGACCAGTCTCTGGAACGAGCCAGGCAAGCTCAAAACGATTTGCGCGGGAGGATTCAGCAGCGCGACCCCGCACGATTCGAGGCACTCGATCGTGAGATCACCGCCGCCGAAGGAACTGTTCAGCGCCAGGCCGCGTTCGGATTCCACAGCCAGATCGCCCCCAAACCCGATGACTCCAAGTGGGTGCAAATCGATCTCGGTGTTTCCCAGGTCTTGCGGCAAGTGGTGCTTCATGCCGCCGAGGACGACTTCAACGGCATCGGCAAGGGATTCGGCTTTCCTCCTGTCCTGAGTCTCTCTACGTCGGACGATCCCGAGTTTAAGGATGGCGTCACGATCCTGACTCGCGATTTTCAAGCGGGAACCAAACCGAAGTCCTTGACGCCTGTAATCGTCGAGTGTCCCCCGCACTCGAAAGGTCGTTACCTCCGCGTCACCGCCCACACCCTCGCCTTGCGTCAGAATGATTACATTTTCGCTCTGGCCGAGCTTGAAGTGTTCTCAAACACACCCACCAACGCCGCCCTCAAGGCCAAGGTGACCGCCTTGGATTCCATCGAGAACGCTCCACGGTGGGCCCGATCCAACCTGACCGATGGTTACTGGCCTGGCCAAGTGGCAGACGGTTCGCTGGCGCAGGCCACGCTGACTCGCTTGCGTGGCGAACGGGACCGGTATTTTCACGGCTTGTCGAGCGAATCAGAGCGGCAGGAATTCCGCGAAGGAACGAACCAACTTGAAGCCCTCCGGCAGGCATCCCAAGCGTTGCCCCCTCTCAGCCTCGTCTATGCCGGGGCCGTTCACACGGGAAAAGGATCTTTCAAGGGAACGGGGGCCGAGGGCGGCAAACCCCGCACCGTGCACGTGCTCCAACGCGGAAACATCGTCAAGCCGGGCGTCGTGGCGCAACCGGCTCCGGTTCGTTCCGTTCCCGGTGTTCCGAATCAATTCGATCTTCCCCCGAATCACGCCGAAAGCGCGCGCCGCGCCGCGCTCGCCCGCTGGATGAGCCATCCGGATCATCCGCTCGTCTGGCGATCGATCGTCAATCGAGTCTGGCAACATCACTTCGGCCGGGGCCTCGTCGAAACGCCCAACGATTTCGGACGCATGGGGGCGCGACCGACCCACCCCGCGTTGCTCGACTGGCTGGCTTCCGAGTTCCGCGACGGCGGCCAATCACTCAAGACGCTTTCCCGACTCATCCTGACCAGCCACACCTACCGCCAATCCAGTGATTCGCGCGTGGATGCCTCGGCCAGGGACGCGGACAACCGCTTTCTCTGGCGCATGAACCGCAAGAAACTCGACGCGGAATCGGTCCGGGACGCCGCCCTGCAAGCCGCGGGCGCGCTCGACCCAAGAATGCACGGACCCAGCTTCCAGGATTTTGTCATCGAAAAACCGGAACATTCTCCTCACTACCAATACCACTTGCACGACCCCCGCAACCCCGCCTCGCACCGGCGCAGCGTGTACCGGTTCCTGGTCCGTTCCCAGCCGCAACCGTTCATGGCGTCCCTCGATTGCGCGGATCCCTCGATGCAAGTGGCCAAGCGGAACGAAACCCTGTCGCCCACTCAGGCGCTGTCGATGATGAATCATCCGCACATGCTCGCCATGGCCTCCATCATGGCGGCCCGCCTTCCATCCGAAGCGCCGGAACTCGAGCAGCAAATCGACCTCGCTCACCGTCGCATTCTCTCCCGCCCTCCATCCCGGTCTGAATCCGAGGCCCTCCTCCAGTTTACCCAAAAGTATGGACTTCCCAACCTGTGCAGAATGCTGTTCAATCTAAACGAATTTCTGTTTATTGATTGA